AATATAGCAATTACTCCCAGTATTTTCCAGACGCCTATGATGGTCATAAAATAACCGGGATAACCCAAACCAGTCATAAAATCTGATTCACTTTTCATTTTGAATATCTGGACGATTCCGGTAGAAGTCATTCCCAGCGCCATCCAGAGCGTGGCGATCCAATAGATGATCTTATTTCTTTTTGTCATGTCAGATTATTTTAATTTGCCCGCTACTTCCTGAATACGATTGTGTGCCATGTTAATACCCATCGGCATTCCCATCTTCAAAATCTGATCCCTGTGCTCAAGAGAATCATATAAAACATGCATACTAAGTTTGCTGGTATCGTCAGTCAGTGCTTCAAATTCATAGAACTCCAGTTGTACCCCTGTATTGGCAGTTTCCATTTCGAAAGTCCGTACGATCTTCTTATCAGGGATAAAATCATGGATAACCCCGCTGAAAGGATACTTGTTGCCTTTATGATCAGTTGTTTCAAACTGATAGCTACCATGCCTTTGTGCTTCCAGCTTCAGCACTTTTGTACCCATCCATTGTTCGATGATGCCTGCTTCAACATGCGCTCTGAAAAGCAATTCCACAGGCAGTTCAAACTCC
The genomic region above belongs to Chitinophaga sp. 180180018-3 and contains:
- a CDS encoding SRPBCC domain-containing protein: MELKTKVNAEDGKLEVVITREFELPVELLFRAHVEAGIIEQWMGTKVLKLEAQRHGSYQFETTDHKGNKYPFSGVIHDFIPDKKIVRTFEMETANTGVQLEFYEFEALTDDTSKLSMHVLYDSLEHRDQILKMGMPMGINMAHNRIQEVAGKLK